Proteins co-encoded in one Kocuria flava genomic window:
- a CDS encoding lipid II:glycine glycyltransferase FemX has protein sequence MREFTARFATDQEIAAWDDHVTANPNGGNMLQSASFAEVKAEHGWRPLHLVHEPADGGQASYNLVLEKKVPALGRLWYMIKGPDVAAVEDVPGIAEATARFVAEQGLDVFALKIEPDVPASEHARAVLARAGLRKSFDIQPNDSTAVLATDADEETVLKSLHSRGRNAVRRALREGCTVERVELTEENMRRMYALMDTVGQGEANINLRSYDYYAKFWTAFERAGQGRMYFTYEDGEPSVGAYVVAYGRKGTYKDGGSKPRRRQYGDSHLVQWTAVTDLMREHGIVEYDLCGTPPSDRLKDKDHPYYGLGLFKTSFTKSVVDFVGVHDLVLRPARYAAWTRFAEKVQRQLWVRRTGQPFY, from the coding sequence TTGCGAGAGTTCACCGCGCGCTTCGCCACCGACCAGGAGATCGCCGCCTGGGACGACCACGTCACGGCCAACCCCAACGGCGGGAACATGCTGCAGTCCGCGTCCTTCGCGGAGGTCAAGGCGGAGCACGGCTGGCGCCCCCTGCACCTCGTGCACGAGCCCGCCGACGGCGGGCAGGCCTCCTACAACCTCGTCCTGGAGAAGAAGGTCCCCGCCCTGGGCCGGCTCTGGTACATGATCAAGGGCCCCGACGTCGCCGCCGTCGAGGACGTCCCCGGGATCGCCGAGGCCACCGCGCGGTTCGTGGCGGAGCAGGGCCTGGACGTCTTCGCGCTCAAGATCGAGCCGGACGTGCCCGCCTCCGAGCACGCCCGCGCGGTGCTCGCCCGCGCGGGGCTGCGGAAGTCCTTCGACATCCAGCCCAACGACTCCACGGCGGTCCTGGCCACGGACGCCGACGAGGAGACCGTGCTGAAGTCCCTGCACTCGCGCGGGCGCAACGCCGTGCGGCGGGCCTTGCGCGAGGGCTGCACGGTCGAGCGGGTGGAGCTGACCGAGGAGAACATGCGCCGGATGTACGCGCTCATGGACACGGTCGGGCAGGGGGAGGCGAACATCAACCTGCGCTCCTACGACTACTACGCGAAGTTCTGGACGGCCTTCGAGCGCGCCGGACAGGGCCGGATGTACTTCACCTACGAGGACGGCGAGCCCTCCGTGGGCGCCTACGTCGTGGCCTACGGCCGCAAGGGCACCTACAAGGACGGCGGCTCCAAGCCCCGGCGCCGCCAGTACGGCGACTCCCACCTCGTGCAGTGGACGGCCGTCACGGACCTGATGCGCGAGCACGGGATCGTGGAGTACGACCTGTGCGGCACCCCGCCCAGCGACCGGCTCAAGGACAAGGACCACCCCTACTACGGGCTGGGGCTGTTCAAGACGAGCTTCACCAAGTCCGTGGTCGACTTCGTGGGCGTCCACGACCTGGTGCTGCGCCCGGCCCGCTACGCCGCCTGGACCCGGTTCGCGGAGAAGGTCCAGCGCCAGCTGTGGGTGCGCCGCACCGGCCAGCCCTTCTACTGA
- the ptsP gene encoding phosphoenolpyruvate--protein phosphotransferase has protein sequence MRTLTGVGVCAGRVIGELVSMPAPVAEPAAGLALRDEAPEDAVARLQEAAAEVKAELKRRAEAATEKDAADVLKSTALMAGDRALLKNAGKLITDRGLAPERALWEAASAYAEQMRALGGYMAERAADIEDVRARLVARLRGLPMPGIPERETPFVLTAEDLAPADTATLDPAKVLALVTSAGGPQSHTAILARNLGLPAIVAARGVEELADGTEVFVDGATGEVRTEPGAEERELVASWERAAAARSDFDGRGVLADGTEVPLYANVGTAEDARTAAAAGAQGVGLLRTEFCFLGRGEEPSVEEQVEQYTAIFAAFEEKKVVVRTLDAGADKPLPFLTDTAEPNPALGVRGYRTDRSVPGVLARQLEAIARADEATAAEVWVMAPMISAAEEARDFAAMAATAGLRVPGVMVETPSAAVTADQILRHVEFVSLGTNDLTQYTMAADRMLGSLAELNNPWQPAVLRMVRLTVEGARRAEAEGAGRRNVGVCGEAAADPALAVVLVGLGVHTLSMSPRALSPVAAVLRSVDLATARSLAELAVEQATAAEAAAAVRAELPVLAELGL, from the coding sequence ATGCGAACACTGACAGGCGTGGGGGTGTGCGCGGGCCGCGTCATCGGCGAGCTCGTGAGCATGCCGGCTCCCGTGGCCGAGCCCGCGGCCGGACTGGCCCTGCGCGACGAGGCCCCCGAGGACGCGGTGGCCCGCCTCCAGGAGGCGGCCGCGGAGGTCAAGGCGGAGCTCAAGCGCCGGGCCGAGGCCGCCACGGAGAAGGACGCCGCGGACGTGCTCAAGTCCACGGCGCTGATGGCCGGGGACCGGGCGCTGCTGAAGAACGCCGGGAAGCTGATCACGGACCGCGGCCTCGCCCCCGAGCGGGCCCTGTGGGAGGCGGCGAGCGCCTACGCGGAGCAGATGCGCGCCCTCGGCGGGTACATGGCCGAGCGCGCGGCGGACATCGAGGACGTGCGCGCCCGGCTCGTGGCCCGCCTCCGGGGGCTGCCCATGCCGGGGATCCCGGAGCGGGAGACGCCCTTCGTGCTCACCGCCGAGGACCTCGCCCCCGCGGACACGGCCACGCTGGACCCGGCCAAGGTCCTGGCCCTGGTGACCTCCGCGGGCGGGCCCCAGTCCCACACCGCCATCCTCGCCCGCAACCTGGGGCTGCCCGCGATCGTGGCCGCCCGGGGCGTCGAGGAGCTGGCCGACGGCACCGAGGTCTTCGTCGACGGCGCCACGGGCGAGGTGCGCACCGAGCCCGGCGCGGAGGAGCGGGAGCTCGTCGCGTCCTGGGAGCGGGCCGCCGCGGCGCGCAGCGACTTCGACGGCCGGGGCGTGCTCGCCGACGGCACCGAGGTCCCGCTCTACGCCAACGTGGGCACGGCCGAGGACGCGCGCACCGCGGCCGCGGCCGGCGCCCAGGGCGTCGGGCTGCTGCGCACGGAGTTCTGCTTCCTGGGCCGCGGGGAGGAGCCCTCGGTGGAGGAGCAGGTCGAGCAGTACACCGCGATCTTCGCCGCCTTCGAGGAGAAGAAGGTCGTGGTCCGCACCCTCGACGCGGGGGCGGACAAGCCGCTGCCGTTCCTCACGGACACCGCCGAGCCCAACCCCGCGCTGGGCGTGCGCGGCTACCGCACCGACCGCTCCGTGCCCGGGGTGCTCGCCCGCCAGCTCGAGGCGATCGCGCGCGCCGACGAGGCCACGGCCGCGGAGGTGTGGGTCATGGCGCCCATGATCTCCGCGGCCGAGGAGGCCCGCGACTTCGCGGCGATGGCCGCGACGGCGGGCCTGCGGGTGCCCGGGGTGATGGTCGAGACCCCGTCCGCGGCCGTGACGGCCGACCAGATCCTGCGCCACGTCGAGTTCGTCTCCCTGGGCACCAACGACCTCACCCAGTACACGATGGCCGCCGACCGGATGCTGGGCTCGCTCGCCGAGCTCAACAACCCCTGGCAGCCCGCGGTGCTGCGGATGGTCCGCCTCACGGTCGAGGGCGCCCGCCGCGCCGAGGCCGAGGGCGCCGGCCGCCGCAACGTCGGCGTGTGCGGCGAGGCCGCGGCCGACCCGGCGCTGGCCGTGGTGCTCGTGGGCCTCGGGGTGCACACCCTGTCCATGAGCCCCCGGGCGCTCTCGCCCGTCGCGGCGGTCCTGCGCTCGGTGGACCTGGCCACGGCCCGCTCCCTCGCGGAGCTCGCGGTCGAGCAGGCCACGGCCGCCGAGGCGGCCGCCGCCGTGCGCGCCGAGCTGCCCGTCCTCGCCGAGCTGGGCCTCTGA
- a CDS encoding ATP-grasp domain-containing protein: MTPAPRPTAPTSTDRRPPAPGRVLVVGTARDRGALAAVRALRRGGWSVGVGTPEPGMLGASRAARARHEVPRPRGDGGAFVDGVRRAVAEGGYDLVFGAGDDWMAAVSAYRRHLPARTAHPDPPVVAAALDKMGLAARAARAGLAAPRTVPATDEDLAAWQGPAVVKCRAHWAPGQTRPHRIEARLHRDADSARRQVRLIRAAGAEAVLQEPVRGRLGALIGVFRDGRLHGRVQQSTPRLWPTPNGASARARTVPVDEQLAARAEVLLRELGWWGLVELQFLTGDDGVPHLIDLNGRFYGSLSLAEAARPGLTDAWARLVLGRPVPPLPDARPGVRYTWLSGDLRRARAERRGGLAADVAESLRWSLGAQHSVWDLRDPGPAWHLLTWRLARRRG, translated from the coding sequence ATGACGCCCGCACCGAGACCGACCGCGCCGACCAGCACGGACCGGCGGCCCCCGGCCCCCGGGCGGGTGCTCGTGGTGGGCACGGCCCGCGACCGGGGCGCCCTGGCCGCGGTGCGGGCGCTGCGCCGCGGCGGGTGGTCGGTCGGCGTGGGCACCCCCGAGCCCGGCATGCTCGGCGCCTCCCGCGCCGCCCGGGCCCGGCACGAGGTCCCGCGGCCCCGCGGGGACGGGGGAGCGTTCGTCGACGGCGTGCGCCGGGCCGTGGCCGAGGGCGGCTACGACCTCGTCTTCGGCGCCGGCGACGACTGGATGGCGGCCGTCTCGGCCTACCGCCGGCACCTGCCGGCGCGCACGGCCCACCCCGACCCGCCCGTGGTCGCCGCCGCCCTCGACAAGATGGGCCTGGCCGCCCGGGCCGCCCGCGCCGGGCTCGCCGCCCCGCGCACGGTGCCCGCCACGGACGAGGACCTCGCGGCGTGGCAGGGCCCCGCCGTCGTCAAGTGCCGCGCCCACTGGGCCCCGGGGCAGACCCGCCCGCACCGGATCGAGGCGAGGCTGCACCGCGACGCGGACTCCGCCCGGCGCCAGGTGCGGCTGATCCGCGCCGCCGGGGCGGAGGCGGTGCTGCAGGAGCCCGTCCGGGGCCGGCTCGGCGCGCTGATCGGGGTCTTCCGCGACGGGCGCCTGCACGGGCGGGTCCAGCAGAGCACGCCCCGGCTGTGGCCCACCCCCAACGGGGCCTCCGCCCGGGCGCGGACCGTGCCGGTGGACGAGCAGCTCGCCGCGCGCGCGGAGGTGCTGCTGCGGGAGCTGGGCTGGTGGGGGCTCGTGGAGCTGCAGTTCCTCACCGGCGACGACGGCGTCCCGCACCTGATCGACCTCAACGGCCGGTTCTACGGCTCCCTGTCCCTGGCCGAGGCCGCCCGCCCGGGGCTGACCGACGCGTGGGCGCGCCTCGTGCTCGGCCGCCCGGTGCCGCCGCTGCCGGACGCCCGCCCCGGGGTGCGCTACACCTGGCTGTCGGGGGACCTGCGGCGGGCGCGGGCCGAGCGCCGCGGCGGGCTGGCGGCCGACGTCGCCGAGAGCCTGCGCTGGAGCCTCGGCGCCCAGCACAGCGTCTGGGACCTCCGCGACCCCGGACCCGCCTGGCACCTGCTGACCTGGCGCCTGGCCCGCCGCCGCGGCTGA
- the murJ gene encoding murein biosynthesis integral membrane protein MurJ, with amino-acid sequence MGASGGRWSIARAAVLVTGLTAVSTVLGFARDVVIGAVFGAGAALDAWLVAQGVLNVVLGLAAWAMARSVTPVVSREAARERDAGTGCRGHRGFDVALTLTLVALGAAAVVAGLLAAPLTAVLAPGFAGEQAATAAALTRIVLVATVLVAATDLLASLAQAHGRFAWSSVQGVPFNLVMIAAAGLLGPHWGIAALPAGYVAGSAARLLLQLPPLRALGTRVRPRWDLADPGFREIVRLVPPMLVGNAVVNVNTLVDRAVGSTLAEGSITALTYGWRLVDLPETLVIASLLVPLYPALSAAAGDPPELRRLVGRGLAVVVTALTPLCVLFTVLAGPLVATAFGHGAFDAEDTAATATAVAWYAPALLALGIRQVVVRASYALGDSRGPVVVAVLAMVVNVAGDLVLAPVLGVAGIAAATSASLVLAAALNAWLLHRRHGGLDARPALALLLRALALGAVSGAAGAAVHAALAGAPELLLVPAVVLVVGAVHVLGLALLRAPELGLARDATRTVLRRR; translated from the coding sequence GTGGGTGCATCGGGCGGCCGGTGGAGCATCGCGCGCGCCGCGGTGCTGGTGACCGGGCTGACCGCCGTGTCCACGGTGCTGGGCTTCGCCCGCGACGTGGTGATCGGCGCCGTCTTCGGGGCGGGCGCCGCCCTCGACGCCTGGCTCGTGGCCCAGGGGGTGCTCAACGTGGTCCTGGGCCTGGCCGCGTGGGCCATGGCCCGGTCGGTGACCCCCGTCGTCTCCCGCGAGGCCGCCCGCGAGCGGGACGCGGGCACGGGCTGCCGCGGCCACCGCGGCTTCGACGTGGCCCTGACCCTCACCCTCGTCGCCCTCGGGGCCGCCGCCGTCGTGGCGGGGCTGCTGGCGGCGCCCCTGACCGCCGTGCTGGCCCCGGGCTTCGCGGGCGAGCAGGCCGCCACGGCCGCGGCCCTGACCCGCATCGTGCTCGTGGCGACCGTGCTCGTGGCCGCCACCGACCTGCTGGCCTCCCTCGCCCAGGCCCACGGCCGCTTCGCCTGGTCCTCGGTCCAGGGGGTGCCGTTCAACCTCGTGATGATCGCCGCCGCGGGCCTGCTCGGCCCGCACTGGGGCATCGCCGCGCTGCCGGCCGGCTACGTGGCGGGCTCGGCGGCGCGGCTGCTGCTGCAGCTGCCCCCGCTGCGGGCGCTGGGCACCCGCGTGCGGCCCCGGTGGGACCTGGCCGATCCCGGCTTCCGGGAGATCGTCCGGCTCGTCCCGCCGATGCTCGTCGGCAACGCGGTGGTCAACGTCAACACCCTCGTGGACCGGGCGGTGGGCTCGACCCTGGCCGAGGGCTCCATCACGGCCCTGACCTACGGGTGGCGGCTGGTGGACCTGCCCGAGACGCTCGTGATCGCCTCGCTGCTGGTTCCCCTCTACCCGGCGCTGTCCGCCGCGGCCGGGGACCCGCCCGAGCTGCGCCGGCTCGTGGGCCGGGGACTGGCCGTGGTCGTCACGGCCCTGACCCCGCTGTGCGTGCTGTTCACGGTGCTGGCGGGCCCGCTGGTGGCCACGGCCTTCGGCCACGGCGCGTTCGACGCCGAGGACACCGCCGCGACCGCCACGGCGGTCGCCTGGTACGCCCCCGCGCTGCTGGCCCTGGGGATCCGGCAGGTGGTGGTCCGGGCCTCCTACGCCCTGGGCGACTCCCGGGGACCCGTGGTCGTGGCGGTGCTGGCCATGGTCGTCAACGTGGCCGGCGACCTGGTGCTCGCCCCCGTGCTGGGGGTGGCGGGGATCGCCGCGGCCACGAGCGCCTCCCTGGTGCTCGCCGCGGCGCTCAACGCGTGGCTGCTGCACCGCCGCCACGGCGGCCTCGACGCGCGGCCGGCGCTCGCGCTGCTGCTGCGGGCCCTGGCCCTGGGGGCGGTCTCGGGCGCCGCCGGCGCGGCCGTGCACGCGGCGCTCGCGGGCGCCCCGGAGCTGCTGCTGGTGCCGGCGGTGGTCCTGGTGGTGGGCGCCGTGCACGTGCTGGGGCTGGCGCTGCTGCGCGCCCCGGAGCTGGGCCTGGCGCGCGACGCAACCCGGACCGTGCTGCGGCGGCGCTGA
- a CDS encoding threonine/serine ThrE exporter family protein yields MTTDPRTPLRPFAAYPSSGAGEEPEPYAVEPFGPGGDTALTGFARPGERGGTVPAPVRPTEAQALQARRRAETTTLDVVPLAPQALPVLSAEQIRAHGGPAGAPGTAQPLSAASTAPQAAPPRRRRRSVAGPVSRPETTTIGPVPEPGKSADRMQRGAYPATRAHPARPGGRARLRSILQGESAPTAPMRAVERLSVSPFAHLRRFGESTTDREARRTLNFALRLAETMFHYGADALDVENAIVAVCATYGVENLEVDITNQSVTINYIADDGADRDDRAPRTREDVLNDPETYTHTVMRVVRSWTDNYAGLGETHQLVAQIADGETPRAEAERRLAEINAKPKPYPRWMVSTATVAAIMALIVGIGGGLTGAAVAGAAWILAQAVATRLAVWRIPEFFSQAAQSGIVTVVALLLSGAGVDLSPALVIAGGIILMLPTTRMVSTMQDAINGFPVTAAGRLLSTAMAFLGLVVGIAGGVSLAGYLGMPPVDVAQNAFSAVHPVVNTVFMLLATGLLAVTMQAKPQHVLSSVLAGLAGLLVYHSGTWLGLGVRLDTAVAAVTTGCVATVLAAWHRVPQLVVAIPALTFLLPGLSIFRGLYTVTVETESYGPGIVGLVNAMATIVALASGVVLGKYLMRPFVGHLNGTGARRNRRR; encoded by the coding sequence GTGACGACCGACCCGCGCACCCCCCTGCGCCCGTTCGCCGCCTACCCCTCGTCGGGCGCGGGGGAGGAGCCCGAGCCCTACGCCGTCGAGCCCTTCGGCCCCGGCGGGGACACGGCCCTCACCGGCTTCGCCCGCCCCGGCGAGCGCGGCGGCACCGTCCCCGCCCCGGTCCGGCCCACCGAGGCCCAGGCGCTGCAGGCCCGCCGCCGGGCGGAGACCACGACCCTCGACGTCGTCCCCCTCGCGCCGCAGGCGCTGCCCGTGCTCAGCGCGGAGCAGATCCGGGCCCACGGCGGGCCGGCCGGCGCCCCCGGGACGGCGCAGCCGCTCTCGGCGGCGAGCACCGCCCCCCAGGCCGCCCCGCCCCGGCGCCGCCGCCGGAGCGTGGCCGGGCCCGTCTCGCGGCCCGAGACCACCACGATCGGGCCGGTCCCGGAGCCGGGCAAGAGCGCCGACCGGATGCAGCGCGGGGCCTACCCCGCCACCCGCGCGCACCCGGCCCGGCCGGGCGGGCGGGCCCGGCTGCGCTCGATCCTGCAGGGGGAGTCCGCGCCCACCGCGCCCATGCGCGCCGTGGAGCGGCTGAGCGTCTCGCCCTTCGCCCACCTGCGCCGCTTCGGGGAGTCCACCACGGACCGCGAGGCCCGGCGCACGCTGAACTTCGCCCTGCGCCTGGCGGAGACGATGTTCCACTACGGCGCCGACGCCCTCGACGTCGAGAACGCGATCGTCGCCGTGTGCGCCACCTACGGGGTCGAGAACCTCGAGGTGGACATCACCAACCAGTCCGTGACGATCAACTACATCGCCGACGACGGCGCCGACCGCGACGACCGGGCCCCCCGCACGCGCGAGGACGTGCTCAACGACCCGGAGACCTACACCCACACCGTGATGCGCGTGGTGCGCTCCTGGACGGACAACTACGCCGGGCTGGGGGAGACCCACCAGCTCGTCGCGCAGATCGCCGACGGCGAGACCCCCCGCGCGGAGGCCGAGCGACGGCTGGCCGAGATCAACGCCAAGCCCAAGCCCTACCCGCGGTGGATGGTCTCCACCGCGACCGTCGCCGCGATCATGGCGCTGATCGTCGGGATCGGCGGCGGCCTCACGGGCGCCGCCGTGGCCGGGGCGGCGTGGATCCTCGCCCAGGCCGTGGCGACCCGGCTGGCGGTCTGGCGCATCCCCGAGTTCTTCTCCCAGGCCGCCCAGTCCGGGATCGTCACGGTGGTGGCGCTGCTGCTGTCCGGGGCCGGGGTGGACCTGTCCCCGGCCCTGGTCATCGCGGGCGGGATCATCCTCATGCTGCCCACCACCCGCATGGTCTCCACGATGCAGGACGCGATCAACGGCTTCCCCGTCACGGCCGCCGGCCGCCTGCTGTCCACGGCGATGGCGTTCCTGGGCCTCGTCGTGGGCATCGCCGGCGGCGTCTCGCTGGCCGGCTACCTGGGGATGCCGCCGGTGGACGTCGCGCAGAACGCGTTCTCGGCCGTCCACCCCGTGGTCAACACGGTGTTCATGCTCCTGGCCACCGGCCTGCTCGCGGTGACCATGCAGGCCAAGCCGCAGCACGTGCTCTCCTCCGTGCTCGCGGGCCTGGCCGGCCTGCTCGTCTACCACTCCGGGACCTGGCTGGGGCTGGGCGTGCGGCTGGACACGGCGGTCGCCGCCGTCACGACCGGGTGCGTGGCGACCGTGCTGGCGGCCTGGCACCGGGTCCCGCAGCTGGTCGTGGCGATCCCCGCGCTGACGTTCCTGCTGCCCGGCCTGTCGATCTTCCGCGGCCTGTACACCGTCACCGTGGAGACCGAGTCCTACGGTCCCGGCATCGTGGGCCTGGTCAACGCGATGGCCACCATCGTGGCCCTGGCCTCGGGCGTGGTG
- a CDS encoding HPr family phosphocarrier protein, with translation MAERTATIASKVGLHARPAAIFAEAAGEYDLEITIAADGEPADEAMDASSVLSLMSLGAEQGDKVVLRAEGAGADEALDALVRILETDHDAE, from the coding sequence ATGGCAGAACGCACCGCCACCATCGCCTCCAAGGTGGGCCTGCACGCCCGCCCCGCCGCCATCTTCGCCGAGGCCGCCGGGGAGTACGACCTGGAGATCACCATCGCCGCCGACGGCGAGCCGGCCGACGAGGCGATGGACGCCTCGAGCGTCCTGTCGCTGATGTCCCTCGGGGCCGAGCAGGGGGACAAGGTCGTCCTCCGGGCCGAGGGCGCAGGGGCCGACGAGGCGCTGGACGCGCTCGTGCGCATCCTCGAGACCGACCACGACGCCGAGTAG